One part of the Sphingobium yanoikuyae genome encodes these proteins:
- a CDS encoding EI24 domain-containing protein, protein MIITAALRAFPLIFHAAARRLLVKTLALTLLLFALLGVGLWAAFHATRLHFGWGEGDGWGGMAEAAATGLAMIAASWLLFRTIAMLVMGLFADDVIEAVERDTYPQAVGRPVGYARSLHYALRSVGRTLGWNLLALPGYVLLLVTGIGTIGLFLAVNAYLLGRDLADMVEPRHPGLPPISRGNRWLMGLVSALLFLIPLVNLLAPIWSAAMAVHMLLGSRRKPV, encoded by the coding sequence CCACGCCGCCGCCCGCCGGCTGCTGGTCAAGACGCTGGCGCTGACGCTGCTGCTCTTCGCTTTGTTGGGCGTCGGCCTATGGGCGGCCTTTCACGCCACGCGCCTGCATTTCGGCTGGGGCGAGGGGGATGGCTGGGGCGGCATGGCGGAGGCGGCTGCCACCGGCCTTGCCATGATCGCGGCCAGTTGGCTGCTGTTCCGCACCATCGCCATGCTGGTCATGGGCCTGTTCGCCGATGATGTGATCGAAGCGGTGGAGCGCGATACTTATCCACAGGCTGTGGGCCGGCCGGTCGGCTATGCGCGCAGCCTCCATTATGCGCTGCGATCGGTCGGCCGTACGCTCGGCTGGAACCTGCTGGCGCTGCCCGGCTATGTGCTGCTGCTGGTCACGGGGATCGGCACGATCGGGCTGTTCCTGGCGGTGAACGCCTATCTGCTCGGCCGTGACCTTGCCGACATGGTCGAGCCGCGCCACCCCGGCCTGCCGCCGATCAGCCGTGGCAACCGGTGGCTCATGGGCCTCGTTTCGGCGCTTCTCTTCCTCATTCCCCTGGTCAACCTGCTTGCGCCGATCTGGAGCGCGGCTATGGCGGTCCACATGTTGCTAGGGTCCAGGAGGAAGCCGGTCTGA